From Pontibacter actiniarum, a single genomic window includes:
- the dcd gene encoding dCTP deaminase produces MILSDKQILEEIEKGTILVEPFDRSCLGTNSYDVHLGRYLAQYTDEVLDARKHNEIETFEIPEEGFVLEPGNLYLGVTLEYTETHAHVPFLEGKSSVGRLGIDIHATAGKGDVGFCNTWTLEISVSQKVRVYYGMPIGQLIYFEVKGGIENYYNTKKNAKYNHRTITPVESMMWMNEW; encoded by the coding sequence ATGATTTTATCAGACAAACAGATACTGGAGGAGATTGAGAAGGGCACCATTCTGGTGGAGCCGTTTGATCGCTCCTGCCTTGGCACGAACTCCTACGATGTGCACCTGGGCCGCTACCTGGCTCAGTACACCGACGAAGTGCTGGACGCCCGCAAACACAATGAAATTGAAACGTTCGAGATACCGGAGGAGGGCTTTGTGCTGGAGCCAGGCAACCTGTACCTGGGCGTAACCCTGGAGTATACCGAAACCCATGCGCACGTGCCGTTCCTGGAGGGGAAATCCAGTGTGGGCCGCCTCGGGATCGATATCCACGCCACGGCCGGCAAAGGCGATGTTGGCTTCTGCAACACCTGGACTCTGGAGATTTCTGTGTCGCAGAAAGTACGCGTGTATTACGGCATGCCGATTGGCCAGCTGATCTACTTTGAGGTAAAAGGGGGCATAGAGAACTACTACAACACCAAGAAGAACGCCAAGTACAACCACCGCACCATCACACCAGTGGAGTCGATGATGTGGATGAACGAGTGGTAA
- the gldC gene encoding gliding motility protein GldC produces MKKSEIYFSIALDDNRVPEAISWRATDAGDKIHFAKAINISLWDRDEAGTMKIDLWTKDMPVDEMKYFYIDTMGAMAQSIATATSDQVMADKIRALCKELSDHVEEERQKNG; encoded by the coding sequence ATGAAGAAGTCAGAAATATACTTTAGCATTGCCCTGGATGATAACCGCGTACCGGAAGCCATCAGCTGGCGTGCAACAGATGCAGGAGATAAGATCCACTTTGCCAAGGCTATAAACATCTCGCTCTGGGACAGAGACGAGGCCGGCACCATGAAAATAGACCTTTGGACGAAGGACATGCCGGTGGACGAAATGAAGTATTTTTACATCGATACGATGGGTGCCATGGCGCAAAGCATTGCCACCGCCACCAGCGACCAGGTAATGGCCGACAAAATCAGAGCCCTTTGCAAAGAGCTCTCTGACCATGTGGAGGAGGAGCGCCAGAAGAACGGCTAA
- a CDS encoding endonuclease/exonuclease/phosphatase family protein: MRHGFKTLLVFFTFFTLIGCSRLPVTSKKGKLYTIAFYNTETLYDTQDAPATPDEAFTPEGEMQWTQERYQQKLKNVASVIAGIGGKNGPAIIGLGEIENRQVLDDLLNTSPLSKIGYKVIHRESSSPDGLDLAFLYKPNVFKPTSTEYLNSGLKDKAAAQEILQVKGELRGELVTIYVNHWPAPTRTRRRRQDDSRLRAAATALRQEIDKQQKADPNTRIIVMGDFNAEPDAEVLEKALQATGRPDPAYNEELFNTHYLSFVSGHGSSLREGSLQMLDQIMVSKSLVDEKGPLEYVRGSAGIYDPVKIKYTFGKYKEAPRSTYNGSLYLGGYSNHFPVYIQVRRQR, translated from the coding sequence ATGCGCCACGGATTTAAAACCCTACTAGTTTTTTTTACCTTTTTCACCCTTATAGGTTGCTCCAGGCTTCCTGTAACGTCAAAAAAAGGAAAGCTCTACACTATCGCCTTCTACAATACAGAAACGCTCTATGACACCCAGGATGCCCCAGCTACGCCGGACGAAGCCTTTACACCCGAAGGGGAAATGCAGTGGACACAGGAGCGGTACCAGCAAAAACTGAAGAACGTAGCCAGTGTAATAGCTGGCATCGGCGGCAAAAACGGCCCGGCTATTATTGGCTTGGGCGAGATCGAAAACCGGCAGGTGCTGGATGACCTGCTCAACACCTCCCCTCTCAGCAAGATCGGTTACAAAGTTATCCATAGGGAGAGCAGCAGCCCGGACGGCCTGGACCTAGCCTTTCTGTACAAGCCGAACGTGTTCAAACCCACCTCCACAGAGTACCTCAACAGTGGCCTGAAAGACAAAGCCGCTGCGCAAGAAATCCTGCAGGTGAAGGGGGAGCTGCGCGGGGAGCTGGTCACGATCTACGTTAACCACTGGCCTGCGCCTACCCGTACGCGCCGCAGAAGGCAGGATGACAGCCGCCTGCGTGCTGCAGCCACAGCCCTGCGCCAGGAAATTGACAAGCAGCAGAAGGCAGACCCAAACACCAGGATCATTGTGATGGGTGATTTTAACGCCGAGCCAGACGCAGAGGTGCTGGAGAAAGCACTACAGGCCACGGGCAGACCCGATCCAGCCTATAATGAGGAACTGTTTAACACGCACTACCTTTCCTTTGTGAGCGGCCACGGCAGCTCGCTTAGAGAGGGCAGCCTGCAGATGCTGGACCAGATCATGGTCTCCAAATCGTTGGTAGATGAAAAGGGCCCGCTGGAGTACGTACGTGGCTCAGCGGGCATCTACGACCCTGTGAAGATCAAATACACCTTCGGCAAGTATAAAGAGGCCCCGCGCAGCACCTACAACGGCAGCTTATACTTAGGCGGCTATTCAAATCATTTTCCGGTGTACATACAGGTGCGCCGGCAGCGCTAA
- a CDS encoding sensor histidine kinase: MKLYFYRSAPEAYTKAFSRYYLPQNLKALRLLSRVWLLIALLVLASDFVFQYAAHYSGAAFYRVAYYSYAVSGAAVWFLDRWLGGEETEQNHRLYRLLCLGYAFVFAVTCLLMSVAVQGSPVNNMTMYLLGLSLVATLFVLELREVLVLATLVELTFVVGVAFLDLPLERVIMNQTGSLFLILFFFLISRLNYSFRVNHFMQLRLIEAKNEELNALNKAKTDILGIVAHDLRGPFGNIEMMAKMLQKNTLPAEQQARFYDMILKSCQSSKGIINDLLDMARFEQEEPFELVPVDLRAFVDTVQQEWQLQLKESRSLSVQCSAAPLLVNLNQERFRRVLDNLISNAVKFTQEQGHIQVQLSQQQRQVLLCISDDGVGVPPEMRPHLFSPFSKAGRKGVRGEHSVGLGLSIARKLVELHQGTIEIDNEQQQGASFRILLPACS, from the coding sequence ATGAAACTGTACTTTTACCGCTCTGCACCAGAGGCTTATACGAAAGCTTTCTCACGCTACTATCTTCCCCAAAACCTGAAAGCCTTGCGCCTGCTGTCGCGCGTGTGGCTGCTTATCGCACTTCTTGTGCTGGCCAGCGATTTTGTCTTTCAGTACGCTGCGCACTATAGCGGGGCAGCCTTTTACCGCGTGGCGTACTACAGCTATGCCGTGTCTGGGGCTGCCGTGTGGTTTCTGGACCGGTGGCTGGGAGGGGAAGAGACAGAGCAGAACCATCGCCTGTACCGTTTGCTGTGCCTCGGCTACGCGTTTGTATTCGCTGTGACGTGTTTGCTGATGTCGGTAGCAGTACAGGGGAGCCCGGTAAACAACATGACGATGTACCTGCTGGGGCTGTCGCTGGTAGCCACGCTTTTTGTGCTGGAACTTCGGGAGGTGCTGGTGCTGGCGACGCTGGTGGAGCTTACGTTTGTGGTGGGTGTTGCCTTCCTGGATTTGCCCCTGGAGCGCGTGATCATGAACCAGACCGGCTCTCTTTTCCTCATACTTTTCTTTTTCCTGATTAGCAGGCTGAACTACAGCTTCCGGGTGAACCACTTTATGCAGCTTCGGCTGATAGAGGCGAAGAACGAGGAGCTGAACGCCCTCAACAAAGCGAAGACAGACATACTGGGTATCGTGGCGCACGACCTGCGTGGGCCGTTTGGCAACATAGAGATGATGGCGAAGATGCTCCAGAAGAACACCCTGCCTGCCGAGCAGCAGGCGCGGTTTTACGACATGATCCTGAAGAGTTGCCAAAGCTCCAAGGGCATCATAAACGATTTGCTGGACATGGCCCGCTTCGAACAGGAAGAGCCTTTTGAGCTGGTGCCCGTCGATCTTCGAGCCTTTGTGGATACGGTGCAGCAGGAGTGGCAGCTCCAGCTAAAGGAGTCCAGGAGTCTATCGGTACAGTGCAGTGCCGCACCGCTGCTGGTAAACCTTAATCAGGAGAGGTTTCGCCGGGTACTCGACAACCTCATCTCAAACGCCGTGAAGTTTACCCAGGAGCAGGGGCACATACAGGTCCAGCTCTCGCAACAGCAGCGCCAGGTGCTACTGTGTATCTCCGATGACGGCGTGGGGGTTCCACCGGAGATGCGCCCTCACCTGTTTAGCCCCTTCTCAAAGGCTGGCCGCAAGGGCGTTCGGGGAGAGCACTCCGTAGGGCTGGGCCTTAGCATCGCCAGGAAGCTGGTAGAGCTGCACCAGGGCACGATCGAGATCGATAATGAGCAGCAGCAGGGGGCGTCCTTCCGAATCCTGCTGCCCGCCTGCTCGTAG
- the dnaN gene encoding DNA polymerase III subunit beta, giving the protein MKFIVSSSALLKQLSSINGVVTNNPVVPILENFLFEINNSTLTITASDLETSMITQLPVEAKENGRIAAPAKILLETLKNLPDQPVTFTIDEETYTIEISSSNGRYKLSGENATDFPRVPSVQGGNAIEIPSNVLGRAINKTIFAVSNDELRPAMTGIFVQLRSEDVTFVATDGHRLLRYRRTDVGTDQEASIIVPRKAFTLLKSTLPSEATAVRMEFNQSNAFFSFDNIRMICRLIDERYPDYENVIPVQNPNKLVIDRADLQSSVKRISIYSNKTTHQIRLKLSGSELQVSAEDLDFSNEANERLACQYEGEDMEIGFNAKFLMEMLNNIDSDEITFELSTPNRAGLLMPIVNEEAEDVLMLVMPVMLNNYV; this is encoded by the coding sequence ATGAAATTTATCGTCTCTTCCTCTGCTCTTTTGAAGCAGTTATCCAGCATAAACGGAGTGGTAACCAACAACCCTGTTGTACCAATCCTTGAGAACTTTTTGTTCGAGATCAACAACAGCACCCTTACCATCACAGCAAGCGACCTGGAAACATCCATGATCACACAGCTGCCGGTGGAGGCAAAGGAGAACGGCCGTATTGCCGCTCCTGCTAAAATCCTGCTGGAGACCCTGAAGAACCTGCCGGACCAGCCGGTAACCTTTACCATCGACGAAGAGACGTATACAATCGAGATCAGCTCCTCCAACGGCCGCTACAAGCTGTCTGGCGAGAACGCGACGGATTTCCCGCGTGTGCCTTCTGTGCAGGGCGGCAACGCCATCGAGATCCCATCGAACGTACTGGGCCGAGCCATCAACAAAACTATCTTTGCCGTTAGCAACGACGAACTGCGCCCGGCCATGACGGGTATTTTTGTGCAGCTGCGCTCTGAGGACGTAACGTTTGTTGCCACCGACGGCCACCGCCTGCTGCGCTACCGCCGCACGGACGTTGGAACAGACCAGGAAGCCTCTATCATTGTGCCGCGCAAAGCGTTTACATTGCTTAAGTCTACGCTGCCGAGCGAGGCAACGGCTGTGCGTATGGAGTTCAACCAGTCCAACGCGTTCTTCAGCTTCGACAACATTCGTATGATCTGCCGCCTGATCGACGAGCGCTACCCGGACTACGAGAACGTTATTCCGGTGCAGAACCCGAACAAGCTGGTGATCGACCGTGCGGACCTGCAGAGCTCCGTGAAGCGTATCTCCATCTACTCAAACAAAACTACGCACCAGATTCGCCTGAAACTGTCCGGGTCAGAGTTGCAGGTATCTGCAGAAGACCTTGATTTCTCAAACGAAGCGAACGAGCGCCTGGCTTGCCAGTACGAAGGGGAAGACATGGAGATCGGCTTCAACGCCAAGTTCCTGATGGAGATGCTCAATAACATCGACTCTGATGAAATTACGTTTGAGCTTTCTACCCCGAACCGTGCAGGCTTGCTTATGCCAATCGTGAACGAGGAGGCCGAAGACGTGCTGATGCTGGTTATGCCGGTGATGCTGAACAACTACGTATAA